TGCGCGTAAAAAATTGCGCTTAATTTGCCGCAGTGCGAGAATAAAAGCATTAAAAATCATTGACTATCCTTTGAAATCACTCATTAATCGTCCATCTAAAAAATGCAGTTCCCTACTCGCATACTTTGCCATATCTGGCTCGTGCGTTACCATAAGGATAGTAATACCCAAACTTTGATTGAGTTCCTGGAGTATTTGCATAATTTCTATGCTTCGCTTTGTGTCAAGATTCCCTGTTGGCTCATCAGCAAGTAAAAAGAGCGGTTCTGAAGCGATCGCACGCGCAATAGCTACGCGTTGCTGCTGCCCACCGCTCAATTTTGCACTTGTATGTGAAGCCCAATTTTTTAAGCCAACCTTATCAAGTGCTTTGAGTGCAATTTCTTCGCGCTCCGCCTTTTTAATGCCACGATACATAAGGGGTAATTCCACATTTTCTAATGCGGTTGTACGTGCTAAAAGATTAAAACCTTGAAAA
This DNA window, taken from Helicobacter sp. MIT 21-1697, encodes the following:
- a CDS encoding ABC transporter ATP-binding protein is translated as MEDFIKLHDVRKTYGKGESAFEALKGVDLVIDKGEFVALMGPSGSGKSSLANILGTLDIGSSGEYWFYDANVFELTHNQRALLRRNYIGFIFQGFNLLARTTALENVELPLMYRGIKKAEREEIALKALDKVGLKNWASHTSAKLSGGQQQRVAIARAIASEPLFLLADEPTGNLDTKRSIEIMQILQELNQSLGITILMVTHEPDMAKYASRELHFLDGRLMSDFKG